The proteins below are encoded in one region of Pomacea canaliculata isolate SZHN2017 linkage group LG7, ASM307304v1, whole genome shotgun sequence:
- the LOC112568772 gene encoding 15-hydroxyprostaglandin dehydrogenase [NAD(+)]-like translates to MNIAGKTAFVTGGSLGIGRGMVSALAARGAKVFFIDINVAKGKELEADLQKKYGAKVVIFRECDVTDGDALKASFDAAVAAFGNVDICCNNAGILDESIWERMLAINTTAPIRGSMIALEHMRRDKGGRGGVILNTVSIVGMTNWYHMPIYVGTKHAMLGFTQSRAADPHNKEYGVRWCSLCPMPVNTDLMVVAEDKVIDLDEFRVYVKATIIEPEDVVSAFLRLLQDEGNNGSIMEVTAAHRNGRYRKRIIVNADGVSEPFLVDTPEKETSLPYWPDK, encoded by the exons ATGAACATCGCCGGCAAGACCGCGTTCGTGACGGGTGGCTCGCTGGGTATCGGCCGCGGCATGGTCAGCGCTCTGGCCGCTAGAGGCGCTAAG GTGTTCTTCATCGACATCAACGTGGCGAAGGGCAAGGAGCTGGAGGCTGACCTGCAGAAGAAGTATGGCGCCAAGGTGGTCATCTTCCGCGAGTGTGACGTGACGGATGGTGACGCACTGAAAG CCTCATTCGACGCCGCCGTGGCTGCTTTTGGCAACGTCGACATCTGCTGCAACAACGCCGGCATCCTCGACGAGAGCATCTGGGAGAGAATGTTGGCCATCAACACT ACGGCGCCCATCCGGGGTAGCATGATCGCACTAGAGCACATGCGGCGTGACAAGGGAGGCCGCGGTGGTGTCATCCTCAACACGGTGTCCATCGTGG GTATGACCAACTGGTATCACATGCCCATCTATGTCGGCACGAAGCACGCCATGCTTGGCTTCACACAGAGCAGGGCG GCTGACCCTCACAACAAGGAGTACGGCGTGCGCTGGTGCAGTCTGTGCCCCATGCCCGTCAACACTGACCTCATGGTCGTCGCCGAGGACAAGGTCATCGACCTTGATGAGTTCAGGGTCTACGTCAAGGCCACTATCATTGA ACCGGAAGACGTGGTCTCGGCTTTCCTGCGGCTGCTGCAGGACGAAGGGAACAACGGTTCCATCATGGAGGTGACGGCCGCCCACAGGAACGGTCGCTACCGCAAGCGCATCATCGTGAACGCCGACGGAGTGTCGGAGCCGTTCCTGGTGGACACACCCGAGAAGGAGACCAGTCTGCCCTACTGGCCGGACAAGTGA